The following are encoded together in the Glycine max cultivar Williams 82 chromosome 8, Glycine_max_v4.0, whole genome shotgun sequence genome:
- the LOC100499796 gene encoding ATP synthase subunit O, mitochondrial-like has protein sequence MALSNRVRSGISLFTKSTFLTSERSTLQRFLVAPSISFASRNYANVPGQKENKVKVPLALFGGSGNYASALYIASVKANAVAKVESELLQFVEAVKNSPIFSQFIRDLSVAKDVRVKVIQDICGEAKFSDVTKNFLVIVAENGRLKNIDTIAKRFAQLSMAYKGEVQATVTTVVPLPPEEEKALKETLQEIIGSGAKVHLEQKIDPSILGGLVLEFSQKVFDMSIKTRAQQMERILREPVSIANI, from the exons ATGGCACTGTCCAACCGCGTCCGATCGGGAATCTCTCTCTTCACCAAATCCACGTTCCTCACTTCCGAGCGATCCACTCTCCAACGATTCCTCGTTGCCCCTTCCATTTCCTTC GCCTCCAGAAATTACGCCAACGTGCCGGggcaaaaggaaaacaaagttaAG GTCCCTCTGGCTTTGTTTGGAGGTTCAGGAAACTATGCCTCTGCTTTGTATATTGCATCTGTGAAAGCTAATGCAGTGGCAAAGGTTGAGTCTGAGCTTCTGCAATTTGTTGAGGCTGTAAAGAATAGTCCCATATTTTCACAGTTTATAAGGGACTTGTCTGTGGCTAAGGATGTTAGAGTAAAAGTCATCCAGGATATTTGTGGTGAAGCTAAGTTTTCAGACGTTACAAAGAACTTCCTTG ttATTGTTGCTGAGAATGGAAGGCTTAAAAACATAGACACCATTGCAAAGAGGTTTGCGCAGTTGTCAATGGCATATAAAGGAGAAGTGCAAGCAACTGTGACCACTGTTGTT CCTCTTCCCCCTGAAGAGGAAAAGGCATTGAAGGAGACTCTTCAGGAAATAATAGGTTCTGGAGCAAAGGTTCATCTTGAACAGAAG aTTGATCCAAGCATACTTGGTGGTCTTGTGCTTGAATTTAGCCAGAAGGTCTTTGACATGTCAATTAAGACCAGGGCACAACAGATGGAGAGGATCCTCCGTGAGCCTGTATCGATTGCCAACATCTAG
- the LOC113002386 gene encoding auxin-induced protein 6B-like — MGFRLPSIRRSSFAANQTSSKAVEVPKGYLAVYIGERMRRFVIPISYLTQPSFQDLLSQAEEEFGYNHPWGGLTIPCSEDVFQSITSHLNGL; from the coding sequence atgggttttcGTTTACCCAGCATCAGAAGGTCATCATTCGCTGCTAACCAAACATCTTCAAAAGCTGTGGAGGTGCCAAAGGGCTATCTTGCAGTCTACATTGGAGAGAGAATGAGGCGGTTTGTGATCCCCATATCATACTTGACCCAACCTTCATTCCAAGACTTGTTGAGTCAAGCTGAGGAAGAGTTCGGATATAATCATCCCTGGGGTGGTCTTACAATTCCTTGCAGCGAAGATGTCTTCCAAAGCATAACTTCACATTTGAATGGACTATAA
- the LOC100820621 gene encoding auxin-induced protein 15A, translating to MGFRLPGIRKGIFAANQASSKTVDAPKGYLAVYVGEKMKRFVIPVSYLNQPSFQDLLSRAEEEFGYDHPMGGLTIPCSEDVFQHITSCLNGQ from the coding sequence ATGGGTTTCCGTTTACCTGGTATCAGAAAGGGAATATTTGCAGCCAACCAAGCATCATCAAAAACGGTGGATGCACCAAAGGGCTACCTTGCAGTTTATGTTGGAGAGAAAATGAAGCGATTTGTGATCCCTGTGTCATACTTGAACCAACCTTCATTTCAAGACTTGTTGAGTCGAGCTGAGGAAGAGTTTGGATATGATCATCCCATGGGCGGCCTCACAATTCCTTGCAGCGAAGATGTCTTCCAACATATAACTTCTTGTTTGAATGGACAATAA
- the LOC113002344 gene encoding auxin-induced protein 15A encodes MGFRLPGIRKGIFAANQASSKVLDAPKGYLAVYVGEKMKRFVIPMSYLNQPSFQDLLSRAEEEFGYDHPMGGLTIPCSEDVFQHITSCLNG; translated from the coding sequence ATGGGTTTCCGTTTACCTGGTATCAGAAAGGGAATATTTGCAGCCAACCAAGCATCTTCAAAAGTGTTGGATGCACCAAAGGGCTACCTTGCAGTTTATGTTGGAGAGAAAATGAAGCGATTCGTGATCCCTATGTCATACTTGAACCAACCTTCATTTCAAGACTTGTTGAGTCGAGCTGAGGAAGAGTTTGGATATGATCATCCCATGGGCGGCCTCACAATTCCTTGTAGCGAAGATGTCTTCCAACATATAACTTCTTGTTTGAATGGATAA
- the LOC121175301 gene encoding auxin-induced protein 10A5-like has translation MGFRIPGIIRQASFSTAKATHKELEVPKGYLAVYVGDKMKRFVILVSYLNQPSFQELLSQAEEEFGYDHPTGSLTIPCKENEFLNLTSRLTIEINGFPHIRHY, from the exons ATGGGTTTCCGTATACCAGGTATTATTAGACAGGCATCATTTTCTACAGCCAAAGCAACTCACAAGGAACTTGAAGTCCCAAAAGGCTATCTTGCAGTCTATGTTGGAGATAAGATGAAGCGGTTTGTGATTCTGGTATCATACTTGAACCAACCTTCATTTCAAGAATTACTGAGTCAAGCAGAAGAAGAGTTTGGATATGATCATCCAACAGGCAGTCTCACAATTCCTTGCAAGGAGAATGAGTTTCTAAACCTCACTTCTCGCTTGA CAATAGAAATCAATGGCTTTCCGCATATCAGGCATTATTAG
- the LOC100500483 gene encoding putative ARG7 auxin responsive family protein — MGFRLPGIRRPSFAANIASSKAGEVPKGYIAVYVGERMKRFVIPISYLSQPSFQDLLSLVEEEFGYDHPMGGLTIPCSEDVFQHITSSLNGQ; from the coding sequence ATGGGTTTTCGTTTACCTGGTATCAGAAGGCCATCATTTGCTGCAAACATAGCATCTTCAAAAGCTGGGGAGGTGCCAAAGGGCTATATCGCAGTCTACGTTGGAGAGAGAATGAAGCGGTTTGTGATCCCTATATCATACTTGTCGCAACCTTCATTCCAAGACTTGTTGAGTCTAGTGGAGGAAGAGTTCGGATACGATCATCCCATGGGCGGCCTCACAATTCCTTGTAGCGAAGATGTCTTCCAACATATAACTTCTTCTTTAAATGGACAATAA